TGTATAAAGATCTAAATCATTTGAATTTATAAATCCTTTTATTATAGAAATAACTGTTATAATCAGTATAAAAAAATATACACTTATTTTATCTTTAATGTGCAGTTTGAATAATTTCCACTTCATAGTCTCACTCCTTATAATCCTTTATCATGTTTATAATGTCTTCTTTGGAAAGTTCTAGTTTTTTTCCTTCTTTTAAAGTTTCTAAAATATAATCTTCAAAAAATCTCTTTCTTCTTTTGTTTTTTATATATTCTAAAGCTCCACTTTTTACAAACATGCCTATACCTCTTTTTTTATATAAAATTCCTTCTTCTACTAAAATGTTCATTCCTTTTCTAGAAGTTGCTGGATTTATACCATAAATTTCAGAGAATTGAGTGGTGGACATTACCTGGCTTTCTTCTTCTAAAAATCCATTTAATATATCATCTTCTATGCCCTCTGCAATTTGCAAGTATATGGGTTTTGAATCATCTAATTTAATTTTCAATAAATTTCACCTCTCAGTTTACATCCTTTTGTTTATATGCTGTTAAAATTGAATAATATAAAAGCATATTTAGTATAGCTAAAATTATAAGTAGTATATAAAACCTTTTTGTACTATTCCAAAGAAAAAAAAATCCATATGCAATGTTATTTGATATAAAACGATGCAATCTTTTAAAAAAGAATTGTACCAAATTAAGGAAAGCTATAATCAAATAAATATAACGTCTTTCTTTTACTATGAAATAAGTTATTATTGTTATTAAAAAAATATTCATTGTTATTATTCCTAAAAAATTAATTATATAAGTATGTGCTTTTCCCTGTATTATTGGAATTGGAATAATATGTGTACCCTTTATAAACCCTATACTTTTTAAATAAAATAGAAGAATCGAATATATAAGTGCTATTACAGCTATTATTATATAATTATTTGTATAAAATTCTTTTCTTGTATATTTTAAATCCATAAAAAATTTTAGTTCTCTATTGAAATCTTCAATTAAAGCTGTTATATCAATAAAATATATAATAAATCCTATCCACCATAAACTTACTGTGGAAGTTGTACTTTCTGAAGCTACATCTATAATTATTGCACTAGCTAGCATTCCAAAAAACAATATAAGCATTTTTAGAATTTTACTTTGACTTTTAGAAAATATTTTAATTTGATTTTTGAATTTTTGTATATTAATTGCTTTTAATACAGTCATATTTTGTATCCACCCCTTTGTTAGTTGGTTAGTTATATAACTAAGTATATCACCTATACATTATTAATGCAATAGAAAAATCCTTAAGCTTTAATTAAAACTCAAGGATTTTTCTATCATTTATTAAACCGCTATTTTTTTAATATCTTTGTTCAAATGAACTCCTACAAGTTTCCATACAAAATAAATACAGGAAACCTTTATAGGTACTTCTATCAGGTTTTTAATTATTCTTGGTCCGATTATAGCATATACTCCTTTTTTGGTTAACATGGATAACCAAATAGTGTTTAGTCCAATGTTTACAAATAGCATAACAGATATTACAGCTAAGGATATATTAATTATTTTCTTAGGTTTATTGTAAAGAAAATATCCATAAATCATTCCTGATAAGGCATTGCTTATGGTGAATCCTGGGAAATATGCTCCCTTAGGGAACACCATCATACCTATAATATCTGCTAAAGCT
This window of the Clostridium cochlearium genome carries:
- a CDS encoding GntR family transcriptional regulator codes for the protein MKIKLDDSKPIYLQIAEGIEDDILNGFLEEESQVMSTTQFSEIYGINPATSRKGMNILVEEGILYKKRGIGMFVKSGALEYIKNKRRKRFFEDYILETLKEGKKLELSKEDIINMIKDYKE
- a CDS encoding folate family ECF transporter S component, which encodes MRNIQKLVTLSFLIALQVLLTRFLGIETPVIRISFGFIPLALSGALFGPIAGGIVGALADIIGMMVFPKGAYFPGFTISNALSGMIYGYFLYNKPKKIINISLAVISVMLFVNIGLNTIWLSMLTKKGVYAIIGPRIIKNLIEVPIKVSCIYFVWKLVGVHLNKDIKKIAV